From the Drechmeria coniospora strain ARSEF 6962 chromosome 02, whole genome shotgun sequence genome, the window CCGCCTCGGAATTTGAGTCGGTCAGCCGTCCTGGTACGGCAATCGCCCTCCATATCTGTCCGAGCATCCACATCACACTCGCCCAGACGTCGTAATCAAAGTCCAGTTAGGTGCGACACAGCATTGGAAGTGTTCCCACCGCGGCATTCGCAACTCCGAATATCGCGACCTGTTTGGATTGTCCCCTCCTGTTACCAAGGCCCGGTGACGCCGGCTGCCCGAGCCTCGCTTTGCGCTCGTCCCTCCCTGCCATCCGGCAACCGCACACGTTATCATCCTTTCTCCCTCTGGACTTCCCGCCGCCGCTATGGATCCAAGCTGGCAGCAATCATATCCTGACTCGACAGGCGCCCCGCGACGACACAATGGCGGCACCCAAATGCCGCGAGACTTCGCCGGAcagccaccaccaccaggtGCATCAGCCTTCGGCTATGCCCACGGCCAGTACCAAGGCGGTGCTCCTGTCCACGGCATCAACCCTGCCGCATCTGTATCAATGGGAACGACTTCTGTCATccgcgacggcaacggcgacaTTCCCATGCATGATGCCCACGACGCCCATGCTGGTGTGAAGTATCCCGTGAGATCCCATCACCAGTCTCACCTGACTGGCGGTCGACCAGCGAATCCCCACTCATCGCATGAGCAGCAACCGTCTTCGGCAGCTCAGCGGTTCTCACCTATGGACACCTTGTCGCCTACCTCTCCCTATACCCCGACAACTAGTCAATTTTCGAACCCGCCACCTCAGGCCCGTTCCCCAACCGGTCAGGGTGACAATCCATACTATGCCGGGCGTCAGTGTGACCAGAAAATGCCGGCTATTGCGCCCTTCGCACCCTCACATGATGGCTATATTTCATCTGCCATTTCGAATCTGGATAGCAGCCTCGCAAATGATCCCAAGTCCCCTCGACGTCAGAACTTGCCCACGTTAACACCAGTACCAGAATTCAGGAGGGTAAGAGCACCTTCTGATTTACATCCCAAGAACACTCGTCAGCCACCCTTTCGACGCGCGAATCCCGAGGGTGGTTTCATAAGTGTAAATGTCCCCTACCATGTATGGCATTGAATTACACCCTAACTGCCGCGTCTAGCCGCTACAAGCGTTGACGTGCCATCTACCTGCGACATATCGCATTTGCAACCCGAGCTTCAAGTACGAGACGTCTCGAAATCCCCGCCGAGTATTGACAAAACCCAGCAAAGGGGTCAAGAACGATGGCTACGACAACGAGGATAGTGACTATATCCTCTATGTGAATGATATTCTGGGATCGGAAGAAGCGGGCCACAAGTCTGTTCTCCTCCTTCCCACACCGGCATATCGTCTGGGATATATTGGGCTGATTTGCCAGGAACCGCTATCTCATACTCGATGTGCTCGGGCAGGGCACTTTCGGCCAAGTTGTCAAATGCCAAAACCTCAAGACACAGGAAGTAGTTGCGGTTAAAGTTATCAAGAACCGCACCGCATATTTTAACCAGAGCATGATGGAGGTTTCCGTCCTCGATCTGGTAGGCCTCACTACCAACCAGAACACTAGGGCTTAACGACTGACGGCAGAGTTACAGCTCAACACCAAGCTCGACAAAAATGACGACCACCATCTGTTGCGCCTCAAGGACACCTTCATTCATCGCCAACATCTCTGCCTTGTATTTGAACTTCTCAGTGTCAATCTCTATGAGCTTATCAAACAGAACCAGTTTCGTGGGCTCAGTACCACCCTCGTCCGAGTGTTCGCTCAGCAGCTGCTCAACGGGCTTGCCCTTCTCAACAAGGCTCGACTGATACACTGCGACTTGAAGCCCGAGAACATTCTGTTGAAGAATTTAGAGAGCCCGATTATCAAAATCATCGATTTCGGCTCGGCCTGCGATGAGCGCCAGACTGTCTACACCTACATTCAATCACGATTTTACCGCTCACCCGAAGTGTTACTTGGTCTTCCATACTCCTCTGCTATTGACATGTGGTCATTGGGCTGCATCGTTGTCGAACTGTTCCTTGGGCTACCTCTTTTTCCTGGGTCGTCCGAGTATAACCAAGTGTCTCGCATTGTGGAAATGCTAGGCAATCCACAGAACTGGATGATCGAGATGGGCAAACAGGCCGGAGAGTTCTTTGAGAAGAGCCAGGACGAATTCGGCCGGCGAACGTATCATATCAAGGGCATGGAACAGTATGCCCGGGAACACAACACCAAGGAACAGCCCAGCAAAAAGTATTTCCAAGCTAGCACCTTGCCAGAGATTATCAAGTCGTATCCCATGCCCCGAAAAAACATGAAACAGAGCGAGGTTGATCGAGGTAAGCCAATAATTGCCCATTCAACTGCCGTGCGACCCGACATTGGCTAATCTCTTGGAAGAAATGAATAATCGGATTGCCTTCATTGACTTCGTTCGAGGCTTGCTCACCATCAATCCGCTGGAAAGATGGTCTCCTCAGCAAGCGAAGCTTCATCCCTTCATTACCCAGCAGAAGTACACTGGGCCTTTCGTCCCCCCGATGAACCTCAAGTCAAGCTCTCTGAACCGATCGCCAGCGCCGGgcacgcagcagcagcagcaggccgaaGCCCTAAGCAAGCAGCGAGCCCAGGTGGCACAGGCTCAAGCAAACTCTGCGGCTCAAGGCGCGTACGTCAATATGACATCTGGGCAGTACCCTCATTCTGGACACCCACCGAACCCAGTGTACGGAAACAATGCCGCGTACAATGCCGCGCTGAATCATGGGACCATGGCCCCTCCCTATGGATCCCAGGCCAGTCAGTATGGGCAAATGGTCCTGCACCCACAGCAACCGATGCCTGCAGGGCAGTATGGAGCCTCTCAACAGAACGTGTACCAACCAGGTGGCACGCGATCGAACAGGCAGAGGGCTTCGACCATGGAACAACAACAAAGCGGCATCCCCGCCGCTATACAACGTGTAGCCAGCCATCTTGATCCCAACCAGCCTATTCGACTGCAGCCGAGCCCAGCGTATTATCCACCTTCGGGCGATGGCATACCAGGTGTCGGCAACACCCCTGGTCGGGCTGGTAGACGAGGAAGTAGGGCTcagcaaggcggccgaggggaccGAGACTTCATTCGAAACCTCGAGGAGAGAACACTCGAAGAGGGCTTCATGGGCAATCAGAACCCTTGGCATTGAGAGGCCGCTGAAACTCCATCGTCTGGAAGCCATCCAAGTTCACATCCGCGCGGTATCGTAAGGCGATCGCACGCGCACTTTCCGAGGTTCTGCCTGGTTCCTCCTGAACTACACACCGCCTAATCATCTCTGACCAACGGCCTTCATCAAATTGCTACGTAATTCTCCATATATAATCTCGTTAGCAAGCCACTTATGGCACATTGTCGTTGCACCGTTAGCAAGCGATTGTGATCACTGACAGCAGGAGACAGAAAGGATATGGGTGGGAATGGAGCATTGATTCTGGGATATTGACATGTTTGTTTGGAGTGAGTGACAGATTTGAAACCGCCAACATACTCATTCCAGCAGAACCGACCTTATTTTACTCTCCTTCGACGTGTCGCTGCTATCACCGACCTGCCATGCCGACCTTCTGACCATCTCATCTTACTCTCGAAGTACTTGACGTGCCTGACTCTCCTCGGCCAATGGCCAAGAAATTACAGTGGTGTGAGCTACACCTTGGAGGAAAAGTCTCCTGAATGCTGGCTTAGGTCTGTCGGAAACCACCGCGTGCGCGTGtgggggggggtgggggggggggggggggggtaggCTTCCTGGACATCGAACAAAGTCGTGATGCTGCTGGTTGTGCTTGTGCGGTCATTCCTATCTCGTGGACGAGGTGGCCGTGGAGAGGATGAGAGCTGTTTATGTTTGCATGGCAGGCAGGACGCCTCATCGAATAGAGGAAGTGTGAGCTGCTTTATGTCACGTTGCATGATAGATATTGGCGTGACTTCGGCAGCTAGCTCTTGGCATCGTGTCTAGCGGCAAGGAATAGCGGTTGCTTTCTACCATGCCATAGTAATAATGTGTATGAAGCTTGAGTGACTTTCACGTCCAAGCCTGTGGCGGTGATGCTTCTACTTCAAGTTCTGTTGTAGTGCGATTGTGCTTCTCAGGTGCGAATACGAGTGGTATATGCAGTTCAACCTTACCGGAAGCTGCAAAGGCTGCGAAATCGTGTCCCAACCATGGTGTTCCTGTGGCTCTAATAGTAGTCTGGCCAGTACAGGTGAGAACTGGACGTACAGCACCAAATACACATTACCAGGTGTGCCATGGAACTCTCTACGTTGTCAAACTCTGCCCAGCTCGCGCCTCTCTACCTTGTTTCCGGTCCTCGCAATATCGACTCCGCCCATGAAATCGACAGGGGCGTTAGAGGATAACATGAGCGTCAGATATGATACCCCTTATCTGGtaccccctcccctccgccAATTCCCGGCAACCATCTTATCGCCGTGTAGTCGACTGGGGGTATGGGGTGCGATATCTGAACCCCTCAAATCTTCAGAAAATCCCatgcggccgtcgaccaAGTAGTCGCGAGTATTGTCCCTGCCTCTAGTTGTCCGAGTGCTAATGGGTTCATGAGTAGATGTGGAGGAGGTATGGCTAGAGGCGGAAGCCTGGTGGTGGTTACCGGTTTTGGAATACACTTTGAGAATTCTACCGTCGGCCTGCCGACATGCCCTTGGCATAAGTAAGCGGACGAGTGGTATTCAGATGGAGACTTACCGTCTTGTTGTCAAATGTGTCAATCACCCGCTGGCCGCCCTCACGGGACGCAAATAGCATTTCGGCCACAAGAAATGGTCTCGTCTTGGTAATCTTGCAGCTTACCATATCGCCACCAATGGGGGCCATGGCACTCTCAATATCAGCTGCCGTGGTGCCCGGCGCAAAGTTCTGGCCTATGACAGCGAAGGGGCCGGCTAGTCCACGGATCGATATGCCGATGCTGTCTCGTGGCGagctgccgtcgtcatgaTCGTGGTCCGGGTCGAGATCCATCGCATGGGCGACAGGCGCCCGTAGTGAGGCGCGCGGCCCGCCGCCAGAGGCCATGTTCTTGGTCGCAACCTGGGGTTTGGTGTCGGGAAGTCTCGCGCGCGAGCTGAGCGGCAAGGGGCTGGAGTTTATCGAATCGTGGAGATCGTGCGTCCACTCGCGGTTGACATTACCCTGCCGGGAACCGCTTGTCTTGCGCACAACGGTGTCCGAGGTCCGATGCTAAGGGGTAACCAGTTTATAATCAGACAGTTTTCCAACTTGATATGACCGACCTGGATAAGGAGTGGGTACCTTCTTCACACCAACACGACTGGCTAACGAGCCACTGGGCGCAGCCTTCAAGCTCGGTAGCGAGCTCCGGTTGCGATACCGGGAGAATATTCGAGCTGCAAGGGCTTCATTTCTCTTGCGCTCACGGGCTGGGTTTTGAGAAGAGGCACCGTCAGCAAACGGGAACTCTGCTGAGGAATCTGGCTGTTTCTTGGTCGCACCATCAGATATTATCTTTTGGAAGTCGAGGGCATCAGCTGCCGCCATGGTGGCGAGGGAGAGTATGGGGGCAGATGGCTCGTTGCAATTTTTGGGAGTAGGAGAGAAGTCCTCGAGTCGGTTAATGTGAATCCCAGGGCCAGTGCAACCGTCAGCTCGCaagcatactccgtactgcttgTCTAAATAAAGCTTCAATTAGTTGTGCCAGATTGCGGAGTACCAACATGGGTACGTTGCCAGgtccgtacttgcctgcacCTAGGACAAATTCGAACATGATTATCTGACTGCTTAATGGTCCATGAATGCCTGGCCCACATTGCATAATAATGGTATGCTTATCAAAATTCaacaattattattattaactcGAAAATATTaaataaaataaaaaaaaCCATATTGTTCTAACTACTACGTACTAACTATAGACTTTTAACTATGATTTTAAAACTTATTAAGAGATATAGTATTAAAACTATAAAGTTAACTTTAAATAATACAGAAAATAATAGTATAGCATATAATTTATATTTAATTATCCTATTttaatagcttatttagttattataatactctaacttaatatacttataAACTCAAAACTAATtgtataatagtattaaaaAGGGAAAATAATAAATTATAAGCTTTTAATTTATATTTAATAAAAgatttattactattatagagttactaagtaACTACTTTGGGGcttttaataatatttattaaaagacttaaagaaagaaaaactacttagtaactaggggttttagttatatatattctttTTAGTAAGTCCCTTAGTTTTCTTTATTCTCCTATATTaagctaagcctaatactataatatactatctTACTTTACCTATTTAAAGTAAAATctatttatagctatagctaaaCTACCCTTCCTTAAGTTAGCCTTCCCTATATTATAGCTTTTAATTTTTAATTGTTTTATTTAGATTTtttaggtatttattaagcgcttaatatatatagttatcTTTTTACTTTATTCTTTTCTTAAGAATTTACTAATTACCTAAGGTAATTAGCTTTACTTTACTTTAGcccctccttaggtatttactaAATACTTAAAGTAACTAACTCTACCTTACTTTATTCCCTCCTTAAGtatttactaagtacctaaagTATTTAGTCTTACTTTACTTTTTCCTTTTATTATTCTTTTTATATTAATCTTTTTATttcctttttattatactttattatttctttttcctttaattattatacctatttaTCTTTTAGTTccttactatataatttttattattaacttTTTATTacttcctattatacttattttattattattattattcctttCCTATAAAGTAAGTTATTCCTTTTTTATTAGGGTTATTTTATATATTCTTTAGGCTATTAGCTAATagattaatattaataagaATTATTAATTTCccttttattattattattcctttCTTATAGAATAAGTTATTATTTCTTACTGTATGTATTATATCCTATATAaaaagtattattaatattTTTAGCTTTCTTATTAGGAatttatttaccttttttactattactattattatatttactactataagtactaccccctcccccctttAGATATAGTTCGGGCCTTTATTATAagtattatactaataagttaaactattattatactttaaGTAAAATTTTAGTAAAAAGTAATTCCTTTAATAAAAAGTTTACTTTTTTAAAAAAGAATATAAGAAATATACCTTccttatattaattaccttattattaatagctataataactatatattaggctatagtactaattactgtatatatatatactaaatatatttaggtactatatttatttattatatacctttagctatattatactttatataacctttatatttatacttaatataatatttatattttagttaagaACTACCTTAAGGTTAGATTTATACTAAATACTTATATTATTTTTTGCCTTAAATTTCTAGCCTTAAGCTAAGTTTAAGCTTATACTTTAATTTTAATTAAAATAAAGCTTACTTTTATATATTTTACTTATACCTTTACCtttatactaagtattatttcCTTTCTTACtacttttaataataataataacttaaactatacccttatccttactattaatactttAACTTTATTTTAGGCTAATAGCTATTttaatactatactaagtatatagcttAATATATTTACTTAAGGTATAGTCTAAGCTCTAATAAGTATTtaaagtaatatatatagccttacttagtattaataagtgtaacacatatggggaggtgtgcccatatggacaatagaccagttaaccgttcgaccaaatggccaaactgtcaaaagatccgccagtatccgcacttagtgcgggtactgcacctcacattcgcttataaggcctacacgcctgtagcgcgccttacagTAACTCTATCCTAAGAtattgttacggagtcgctaggcgactgctctaggactctcaatgatgtttattaaaagacttgaaggataggaaaactacttggcaactagggcttctagttgtgtgcgttcttCCTAGTGGatcccttggttccctccgttctcctatatcggactaagcccgataccataacagatatagctctattaggcaaagcctaatattataatacaACTAACTATATGCGCATTAAACGTAGTAATAACAATGCCTCAAAGCAGCCGTATAATGCCCTGAGGCAAGGAATTATTGCAGTAAATGCAATTACGGATTTACAAGCTATTACCTCTCGACGGACAAGTCGATAGATTCATTATCTTCGAGATTTAGAAGCTGATTAATACAATGCCCCATTGCGTTGaggctattattattgcaGTAGCGGGGTAGTAGACGAAATATGTATTGTTATAATACTAACAAGATAGATTAGGTTTGACTGGACTAAGGATGCGCTACCTAAGAACgggcaaatactttttgccccccactgtagttgtacatgcatgtactgtatggtACAGCCTTGCAGGACGCGTATACGTACATCACCCAtatgtacttgagtactaagtaattaatacggagtgaGAGGGATTCACAACCACTCCAATACTCCACATgtcagcacggagtacatgtaatactgcacagtactttTACAACCAAGTGCACCAGGGAAGGAGATCTCTCGATCCAGCACCTCATCTCGGTGGCGGAACAGTTTCTACAAGCGGGGAAATTCTCTGTGTCGCATTCATATTCGGCCCCAATCGAGTGCTCATTCTACCCTAGTTTCAGAGCGCATGAATGGAAGAAACAAGCAAAGCGACTGCTGGGATAACCTATGGTCCTAGGCGTGTGGTATATGAAGCAGTGGCTGTAACTTCGGTAGGGCCATGAGGTCCTTCGAGCTCTGACGGCGGATGGAGTTTGCGGTGCCTTCCGCGCCGGCAATTACTAGTACGTTGCTTCATCTCCATCGCGGGCGTCCTCCGCTCCCATCGCTCGTCCTTGCACCCATCTGGCTCTCATCGTCAGACTTGTTCTTGTCCGTCGTCAGTGAGTGCCTTTCGATTTTTTTGTTTTCTGCATGGTGTGGGTGGAATGCCCGGTAGCGTGTGTAAGGCTGACCATTCCTTAAAAGTTACACACCATACCAGTCGCTTGTTTTCCTCCACGATTCAGTCCGGGGGGGGTCTGTTTGCAGGTATCCTTGAATTTATGTCACTGTAATGGTCATTCATGGAGAGAGTACAGCATGATGTGAACGAGAGCATGACGCTTCCTACTCGGTAGAATCCGTGCTCCAACTATCGTTTCCACCTCCATTTTTTTTAATGTTTTTCATGTATTCGTTTGCTATGGGCACGTATTATCAACCTAAGCTTGTCCTTGACCGGCTCCCGGATATATAAATTCACGGGCAGTTATGCTCGGGGGGGTACAGTAATTAAGGTGTGTCGAGTGCACGGCTGAGCGGACGGCCAGGGAGGGTCATTGGCATGAGATGAGATGGGGGAGTTCCGTTTGCACATACGGATTTGAAATATATCAATGAGCCACGGGCATACGATCCTACGCCAAGGATCTTCATGGGTGGCCCAAGGTGGTGTCATGTTTCCCCCTACTTGCATTTTCCGCTTGGTACCTCTTCGGGCACGGATATGGGCAACTTGCGATCTCAAGAGACAAGATAGTCAAATAATCTACCAAGGCCCATTCTATCGATTGGGGGTTTCCCAATACGGTGCCATAATACACTCCTATCTACCTGCAGGTCGTACATCCTGAACAGCTACATGCAGCGAGGCGAGTACAGGTTGGCTTGTTTGACGCAGGTAGGCATAGTGTGCAGCCCAGGTTCCCATTTAGGCCTAACACGGCGAACACGTGTGATGGCTCGCCGTGGATGTAATCCGTGCCCGACGATGAAATACGGTGTCCGACCATGGGGAGCGGGTAATCATTCCGAAACTGGTGACCACACATGGAGGACGGTGACCGCACGGAGTGGGGGATGACCATCCATGGAAAGCGGTGAGCATGCACTTGTAAGACTTTCATGACCGGCGTGGTGACATTGATCACGTACTCAAAAGCTTCCAAGCTTCTACGCGCAAGCGATTCCAGTGTGGCTGCTCTGGCGCCAGACACTATCAGCAAGGAGCATTGAGATAAAGCTATGTCGACAAACGTCCATACCAACTGTTGCTACTTGGGGCAGCAGCCTTGATTAACAGGGGCAGACTACTGGCCAGCATCGATTGTCCGACGTCGTACGCTCTTATTGCATCCCTCAAGTTCAGGTTAGACTCGAGTAGAGGGCTTGATTCGGATGCAGCTGATGCACGATGTTGGCGGTTGTAGTGCGCGGTAAGCATGCATCCTTGAGCCCACGTTGGCACTGGCATTACTGTGACAGTCGTGGATGACAATGAAACATGCCTGAAAATCGCGAAGTGGAGCTGCACCACCAAATCCCACCTGATGTGGCGGAAGTCACCTTCAAAATCAGTAGCATTGCTCGATGATACAGACTGTTCTAATAGTCGCTCCTGAGCCGAAAGAAAGAGCGAAGGACCAAGACAAATCCCAATGGCCATTACTCCCCTccttgcggagtactgttaGGAAGGTTGCAAGTAGTAACACCAATATTAACATTTTTAGGACATGACAGAAAAGGCACATGATAATACAGGGTAGGCCGGCCGAGAGCTTGGGCTTTACGCCCAGGCTCATGCAGTATAATACAGAACGCTTGctgtatacggagtaggcaATATTGTAAACTGACCAAGCACATAATCATCAGGATGACCTAGTTCCCATTCTGACCTACAACTTACTGCACACAAGCAGCCCCTACTCCATAGatagcactgtacttacgcatgcatgttctccgtacagtcgCCTTCACTGCCTGCACTACCTGCCATTAGTACCTATACACTTACACTACTTGCACTGACTGCACTGACTGTACTGACCGAACTGCCTCCACCGCCCGTGTTGCCCTTTGAAGTAGATCATGCTGTCAAATCGAAAACCCGAACTTCCCGAGATGGATTTGCATTACCTCTGGCGtagagtgcatgtgcagcaacTGCATGGTCAAGGGGTGAACGCAAGAAGCATACCATCGTACTGCTAGCACTGCACTAAACAGGCTAAACAAGGTGTGCAGCATACAGCGATTCCCTTCCTACATTTCGCCTCAGACACATTTCGCCTGAAACTCTATACAATTAGAACTACTGAAAAAAAGAGTAGAAAAGCCTTGGAATATCAGGGTGGGTAGTGTTGgcagtgtactgtagataGAAAGTGTCGACTTCGTGTTGCTTGTAGAGGATATGCGTTGCTAAAACGTACTCGCGATGCAGAAATCATGCAGTTCGGTTATTATCGGTCAAGTTTATGGATGGGGGTACTTGGATCTACTGATAGATTTGCCgagactacggagtacggagtataagtgcggagtaccgcAATTCGCTTTACCAAATTGGGTCATGACACCGTGGGACGATCGCCAAGAAACCGTCGGATTAGGGTGGCCGCCTATGCGTGGGCTATCCTGATCCCACAATGTCTCGGCGGCGATTATGCCACGGTGTCATGACTCAATTCGGTAGTCCGCCTATGTACTTAGCGTTTCATCAAGCAGTCAATTCCCGCCCCCAACTATTACCTGTAGTCAGTACTAAAGTATACAATTACCTTCACTGCCCTGCGTTGCCTATGCATTGCCCGAACTGCCGCCTGCACTGTCTGCACTGCCTGCGCTGGATGCCCCCCCCCGGCTTCCTTTAAAAAAAAAGGTTGTCAATTGGAAAAGCCATAACCTTCCCAATTGGATTTTGCCACAACTGTAATAGCACAGAATGCACATGCAGTAACTGTAGTCACGGACTGAATGCAAGAAGCGTATTATCATAGCAGTACTGGACTATACAGCGATTTCCCTCCTCTATGTAGCATTGTCCTTTACTGCAGGATAATTGCAACTACCGCAAAAATGGCAAAAAAGCTGTAGAACACCAGGTTGGATAGTGCTTTATGTGTACATAAAGAGCGTTGACTGTTATTACTTGTAGAGAATTTGTATTGGAAAACGAAGACTCCTAAGAATTACTTGTATATAGTGTGGTTATTATCGGTATAGTCAATAACAGATAGATGGGAGGTGTCTGTATATACTAATGAATTTCCTCAGAATACAGTACAATTAACTCATGTTCCTCATGCCAAATTAGGTCATGACAACGCGTAATAATTACCGAGACACTATGGGGTGAGGGAGATCATCCCTGTATGCGCAAACAGTAGGTGGTACCTGCACACATAACAGCAGCATTAGTCCCTCCTGGGCCGACTCGCCTCTAAATATTACAGCAAGAAGGTAAATATACAAAAACTCATTTAGAGAAACCTCAGAAATTCCATAGAAAGTTATATAAGAAGAAGTCGTAACATAATACTCATATACTACACAGGATTTTAAGCAGAGTTCCTTATTGTACCTAGAAATCAATACTATTATTTTCACTCCACTACGTGCCTGCTCTTCAGCTAATTAGTACTTGTCAGGAGGCACCATGTACAGAGAGGCGTTATGTGATTAGAGATAGTGTTAAGGAAGGGAGCTTTTTATATAAGTAGCAAAACCTATTCGTTTTAGTAAGGTTAGAATTCGAAGCTACTCCTACATACAATATGCTACGTATGCCACTGGTGTTCCTTGGCTCTCTACATGCATATAAAAAAAATCCATGATGCTGATGTGTACCTTTTGCTCCCTATCACATAACAAcctatagtaataataaatCAGCATTGCTTGCTCAGTAAGCCAAGCAGGATACAAAAACGTAAACCGATAGTTACGAAAATGGGTCAAGCACTCACACAATCGCCATCCTGCTTCCCTTGGGGAATGCCCATGTCCTCAAATGTCGCCGGTCCCTTGCCCGCTTTTGCTGGCGAAGTTACCGAACTATGTAATCCAGGTTTTGGTAGGCTGTGACCACCAGGAGATGCACTGCTGGCTCTGCCGGCAGTCTGTCCGGgcgaacccccccccccatgaCTCAAACCTGTGGGAGCTCTCGGTGGCCGCTGCACGTCCTGATTCAGCGGACCTAACCGTACCGGCCGGCCAGCGGCACCAGAAATGCCCGAGGAACTCTCGTGGCCCTGAGAGGTTGCGGGAGAGTTTTGCTGGAGAGGAGCGTCCGACATTGGGCGCGACGATGTTCTCGGGCCGTATTCGCTTCTTAGATCTGTACCAGACGGTGGGTAGGGAGGAGGCGTCTCCTGTAAGATCCCGTGCTGCGGCCGTGGTGGCGGCTTCTGCAACCTACTGGGCTCCCGAAAGCTAGAGGGGTAAGGCTGGGAAGCGGCGTGCATTTCCTGACCATCATCTGGAGGGTATGGGTTATGGGCTAGATTGGCTGGGCCT encodes:
- a CDS encoding kinase domain containing protein, with the protein product MDPSWQQSYPDSTGAPRRHNGGTQMPRDFAGQPPPPGASAFGYAHGQYQGGAPVHGINPAASVSMGTTSVIRDGNGDIPMHDAHDAHAGVKYPVRSHHQSHLTGGRPANPHSSHEQQPSSAAQRFSPMDTLSPTSPYTPTTSQFSNPPPQARSPTGQGDNPYYAGRQCDQKMPAIAPFAPSHDGYISSAISNLDSSLANDPKSPRRQNLPTLTPVPEFRRPLQALTCHLPATYRICNPSFKYETSRNPRRVLTKPSKGVKNDGYDNEDSDYILYVNDILGSEEAGHKNRYLILDVLGQGTFGQVVKCQNLKTQEVVAVKVIKNRTAYFNQSMMEVSVLDLLNTKLDKNDDHHLLRLKDTFIHRQHLCLVFELLSVNLYELIKQNQFRGLSTTLVRVFAQQLLNGLALLNKARLIHCDLKPENILLKNLESPIIKIIDFGSACDERQTVYTYIQSRFYRSPEVLLGLPYSSAIDMWSLGCIVVELFLGLPLFPGSSEYNQVSRIVEMLGNPQNWMIEMGKQAGEFFEKSQDEFGRRTYHIKGMEQYAREHNTKEQPSKKYFQASTLPEIIKSYPMPRKNMKQSEVDREMNNRIAFIDFVRGLLTINPLERWSPQQAKLHPFITQQKYTGPFVPPMNLKSSSLNRSPAPGTQQQQQAEALSKQRAQVAQAQANSAAQGAYVNMTSGQYPHSGHPPNPVYGNNAAYNAALNHGTMAPPYGSQASQYGQMVLHPQQPMPAGQYGASQQNVYQPGGTRSNRQRASTMEQQQSGIPAAIQRVASHLDPNQPIRLQPSPAYYPPSGDGIPGVGNTPGRAGRRGSRAQQGGRGDRDFIRNLEERTLEEGFMGNQNPWH